TCCATACCAAGCCTTCCTTCTACTGGAAGGATTTCCCTTAACCACTGTCTTTTGGGCCACTGCCACATCAGGCTGTAATGCAGCACTTCTGTCTGGTGCTAGCATGTCATGCAGACCATTCCACAAACCTGGCCTtgctttttcctcctttattAACTAACCATAGGAACCCCTTATGATACCATTTGTGTGTGATGAAGAAGAGGCAATAAAGCAGGAATGGGTGCCATAGGCATCTGAACCACCTGCTTCTGCAGTTTATGCTTGCCAGACCTGCTAAGTTCCAATTTTGAACATATTACTTTCAACTAACATTGGAATTCTTCTTCACAGGTCTAATTGTATTATTCAAGGGGTTAGATAATACCTAATTCATGATGGGAAATTTcagtctcattattttttaaacttattattCCTGATAACTCCGAAATTTGAAGTCTTTGAAAGTCTGAATCTCTAGACTGTGATTTCCGCTGACCTTAATTCATCGTGCCTTATTTCCTTGTGTGTTTTGTGATTTGGGGCTCTGGTCTGTTTATTTTCCTCAGAAGTTTAGTTGAGTAAACTAGTTGAGTCTTGAGTTAAAGGTctactcctttgttttcttctgtctttttggCACTGCTAGTCTGGGACAActttaagtttgatttttttttcatacaacCCATGTACTGTGAATTCAGGCTGAGAGACTTTATGAGATCTACCTTGAAGTTATAAATTTtcagtgaagattttttttctatttactgaATACTTAGGTTCAAAATCAGCGATTTTCCTTGAAAATCTCTggtgaaggaaaaggaatgttgTATGTATCTGCTTTGTTTTTACACAGCATATGTAACACTTTAAGGACTGAGATTTATATAGGGATATCCTACTAGACTTATATTTTTTCAGATCCTAGTCACTGCCTTCTCTCCCCTGCTTACCCCCACCTTGGCCAAAGCCATGGAAACCAAAACTCAAGTTCACCTGATTCAGCAAGTACCTTTGTGACAAAAGCCAGCTTCAGTTACTGCCTTTGAAAGAGTGCCCACTGGCACTtggtttttaatattctttttttctttctttttttcttttatttatttttattttttgagacagagtctccctctgtcaccgaggctagagggcaatggcgagatctcggctcacagcaacctccacctcctgggttcaagcgattctactgcctcagcctcctgagtagctgggattacaggtgcacgccaccacgcctggctaattttggcatttttagtagaaacagggtttcaccatgttggtcaggctggtctcgaactcctgacctcatgatccacccgccttggcctcccaaagtgctgggattacgggtgtgagccactgcgcccagccggtttTGATATTCTTGGCCTTACTTTCTTGCAAGGTTAAAGATGCTTTAAAAgttttgttgtatattttaagtAAGTTTTTTTCACTGTTTTCAGTAGGAGGATCAGCCTGGGTTCCTCAACCAGTACTCTTCCTGAAACAGAGGTCCAGAACCAACACTTTTGTCCAGATCATAAACTTTGTTATTGGGATGGGTGGCAGcaccagaggaaggagaaaaaaagttcaTTATCAAAGGATGAAACTATCACTCAGTGTCTAAAACCAAAATGCTGAAATGATTGCTTTCTTAAGAACAGGAGAGCCATGCTGGTCCGTCATAAGCTCCTTCACCAGAGCGAAGTGTTGAACCTACACAGCATTTGGGGAACACATTTTGAGGGAGTTGTGTTGGTTACAGAGGTGGGAATTGGTTAATGACAATTTAGAAGTGTGTACACTGAAATGAATTCAAAGCTGATTGGCATAATCAAATCATAATGCTGTCACTGACAATTAGCTTTCAGAAGTGTGTTCACTGAAGCAAGTTGTTGTTGATcaatgaaaaaagtttaaaacagttCCAGGTATGTACTTATTATCGCGACCATAGGACTGTCAGCCTTTTCCTAGGAATGTGGAGAGTTTTTATTCTCAGAAGAGAAGAGTAACCCCAGAAGAATCCAATGAGACAAATAACAGAAGAGGAACCCCAAAAGATGATGGAAAAGGGGGAGCCTGAAAgttaggaagaaaacaaagagtgAAATCACAGAACCCTAGGTAGTTAAGGTTTTCAAGGGGGGAATAACCTATAGTGGAAATGCTGCCTAGAGGCAGATTGAGACACAAGTTGAGGAACATTCTGAAACTTTCAAAAAGGAGGTCCAGCTAcacttgtttatgtttttgtttaactTGTGGACAAAGATTTATAGACAGGTGCAAAAAATAAATCCTCTTTTGCAACCCAGAACTCATTGTTCAGTAtgagttttgatacatataaGAAGGGATattatgatgaaaaaaaaaaaggaggtccACTGATGACCTTGGCCAGAGCCAGTTCCATAGCAAATAAGCACAAAGGCAAACTGTAATGAGTTGAGGAGAATCAGAGAAGTAGAGAAAGATAATGGGTTAAATACTACTCTACTTTTGACAGAATTTAGAACTGTTAGTGGGAGGTaagacataaaaagtaaaattagaattttatattaaaaagctGGTGTTAGTTGTCATTAGGGGCATAAGCCTCTTAGGTTTTGAAGAATTAGAGGACCTTAACtatcaacaacaacagcatccaATATTCAAAGACCTTCTGCAGTAACCACCAAACAGGCCCTTCAGCCTCACAGCTTGAAACCAACACAGCTTATTCCACATTACAGCAGCTCTGTTGGTTATAAAGTTTTTTCATGAACTAGGCCAAAGTTGTCTACAAGATCTCCACCTACTGTCCTATGTATCCATCCCACTGGTTAAAGACCCTCCCTGAGTTCTACATGGCACAGATTAAGTCATAAATCTGCCTAAACCCTTCAACCCTCCCTCATTCGATTCAttcttccctcttcctcactGGCTTGTCTAGCTTCTCTGTAATTGTTTCCCCAGTTTTCCAGCCTTCTTTCTCACAGGGCTCATCCAGAATGAGACAGACATTGTCACCATGCAAAGCCCAGTCTCTCACTATGATTTCCAGTGGACCAAAGACAGACAAGGGTAGCAGGTACATGAATTTTAGTGAGGGGGGTTGACAGCAGGTCTCTGTGCCCAGAGAGCTTGAGAATGGTAATCACCAGCACTCAAGGTAGTCTTGGCCACTGCTTCTCATAAGACCAGTCGGTATTTTCCTCTTTGCCGGAAATGCTTATCCTCATGTAGGACTGGAGGCAGCAGGACTGATAATTTCTGCAATACAGGTAGGGCTGTTCATTCCTTTTGCAAGAGGCCCTACAAATTCCACTGTTACCCATGCATCGAAGGATGTGGCGTTTgcctggcaaaagaaaaaaaaacacaaatagttAATAGTTAATTCACCTAGGAGTGACATAAATCTGATAAGTCGGGAAGCATCATAAAAACCTAAAGGGGGAGCGGGGAGAAAACCTAAAGGACAATAGTGACTTctacttccagaaaaaaaagagtcagtGTCTTTTTCTCTATTTGTCCTGCCAAGTTCGGTTTAAAACcctgggtgtatgtgtgtgtgtgtatgtgtgtgtgtgtgtgtacactctgAAAGGTAAAGTAAAGAAGAACAAGGCAGGGACCTCAGGACCTAAGGAAGGGCACAGCCATGAattccctgggttttctttttgcctcatcgATTCCAGACTTGTGCTGGAGAGACTGACAACCTGGAAACACAAACGAGTGCACACATAGAGTCCCAAGAAAAGTCTCCTCTCTCTAGCCAAAGAACCAGGAAAGGTCAACCTAGCAAGAAAGAACATTTTAGACAATAACCACTCCGTTCCAggaaaaaccaaagacaaaactaCACTCCCACTCATACATCCACCAAAGAAGGCTACGTGGAGAGCCTCAACTTCTGCCTTCTCCACGCCGTAAGGAGGTGTAACCTCCTAGAGTGGAACCCAAGTGGGGAGCGGGGACTATTATCACTGCTGGATGGTCACAAGGCCCATCACCACCATGCAGTGTCGATAAGAATCATGTGGGAAGAAGGCATGGGAAGTCCCACCTCGACTTCCCCTATCTGGTGGGAAGAAGGCATCCCTCCCTCCACTTCCCTGATGGGGTGGTGACAGAGGGGGCCTAGTGCAGAGTCAAGACTTTCACCACCACACAGTAGTAACAGGGCCACCACTCCCTGAGATGTGACTTGGAGGCCACACGGGGAACAGAACATCCCTCCCCATCCCAACCAAGGCAGTACCAGAGGAAATACACCTGGACTTCCACCCACCTGGCAGTGTCCAGGCAGCACCCCACTGTCCTCACCAGAGCTGTGTCAGAGGAGACAAGCCAACAAAGATCATTGAAATATGATCCAGCATCTCATAACATAATAATACCAAAAACATCCAGGTTCCAGCAAAAATTACTCATCGTACTGAAAACCAGGAAAATCTCaactttaatgaaaaaaaagacaatcaacagaACTGAGAGCCACCCAAGTTGTGTGCATctatagttcattccttttactTCTGAGTAATATTCGACAGTATAAATGTAGTACTGTCTGTTTAACCATGTGTCTGCTGAGGgccattttggttgtttccaggtCTATTAggagtttgggatttttttctttaagaccaTGTGTTTCTTTATTTAACAACTTCTCCCCAAAAGGAAACGTTTTTGAAAATCCCTATCGTTTATAAATTAAAGAGGATCAACCTGATAATAGGTGAAATTttcaataaaaaggaacatttaaaaatacaatggaCTAAATAAAGATTTTTGTATACTGTTGCTtctatcaataataaaataagtaactTGGAACAAATACCTGGCAGACGAAAggtggacacttttttttttttttttttagacagagtcttgctctgttgcttaggttggagtgcagtggtgcaatctttgctcactgcaacctccgcctcccaggttcaagcgattctcatgcctcagcctcccacatagctaggattacaggtgcacgccaccacgcccagataatttttgtattttttagtagagatggggtttcaccatgttggccaggctgctctcgaactcctgacctcaagtgatccacctgcctcagcctcccaaagtccaccgcacccagcctggacaCATTTTTTCAATTTGTCAGAAGGCATTAAAAGACAGCATAATGGAGGATGAGTGGGCCTAAACTaagaaaaagtttggaaaatcactatttttaattttagctgttcTAATAAGTATGTAGTAGTGTCTCATTCTGGTCTTAATatgtatttccctaatggctaatgatgttgaacatcttttcaaatgcttatttgctatctgtatatcctcttcagtgaaatgtcttttcatatcttttgtccatttctaattgggttgtttattactgttgagtcttttttttttttttttttttgtagaagaagtctcactttatcaccaggctggagggcagtggcgcgatctcggctcattgcaacctctgcctcccgggttcaagcaattctcctgtctcagtctcctaagtagctgggattacaggtgcatgcccccacacccagctaattttttttttctctgtcacccaggctggagtgcagtggcaatatctcggctcactgcaagctccacctcccgggttcacaccattctcctgcctcagcctccccagtagctgggactacaggcacctgccaccacgtccggctaattttttgtatttttagtacagatggggtttcaccgtgttagccaggatggcctccacctcctgacctcgtgatccgccgcctaggcctcccaaagtgctgggattacaggcatgagccaccatgcccagcaaatacTGTTGAGTCTTAAGAGTTGTTTCTATGTTCCAGATacaagttctttgtcagatatatggtttgaaaATAATCTTGCCCTGTTGTAATTTGTCTTTTCAGCCATCCTCTTCACAGGGTGCTTCACAGAgtgaaagtttaaaattttgagtAAGTCCAATTTATTGATTCTCTTCTTTTCTAGGTTGTTCCTTTGTATCTAAGACCTCTTCACCAAACACTTGATCTGAATGTTTTTTCCCAtgctttcttctagaaattttatagttttacattttatatttaaatatataatcctttaaaaataattttctttagagacggggtcttgctatgttgcctgggctggagtgcagtggcacaatcatagctcactgtaacctcaaactcctgaactcaagcgatcttcccaccttagcctcttgagtagctgggaactagaggcacatgtcaccacacccagctaatttattttatttttgtagagatgggatcttgctgtgttgcccaggctggtctggaattcctgggctcaagtgatcctcccgcctcagcactCTGACtcactgggattacatgtgtgagccaccatgcctggctgttatgatccattttaagtaaatatttgtgaaaggtgtgaggtttaggtttaggtttagatttttttttttttttttgcctgtagaTGTTCAACTGTTCCAGCATCATGTGTTGAAAAGGACCTTTCTTCCaatgaattgcttttgcacctctgtcaaaaatcagtttGCTGTACTTCTATGAGGCTATTTCtgagttccctattctgttccattgattgatGTACCTGTCTCTCCACCAAGACCACACAATCTCAATTACTATTACTATATAATAAGTCTTAAAATCTGGTAAAATAATTCTTCCAACTTTATCCTTTTTCGaatttgttttagctattcttatTCTTTTGCAGATTTTTCTTCGGGCAAGGTATAGACAGAATAATCTggtctatatctacaaaaaatcttgctgggattttgacatAAATGCATATGTCAATTTGAGGAGAATTAACATCTGTTATTTGAGTCTTACAAGATAGGAAGATGGTGTGTCTCCTCATTTATTTAgctcttatttcttttatcaatattctatagttttcagcatacaattTCTGTACATTGTTAGATGTACActtaagtgttttattttcttggagtGACTTTGAatggtattatatttttaatttcagagtGCACATGTTCATTGctattatatagaaatacaattgatttgtGTAGTTTACCTTGTATCCTGGGGCCTTACTGAAACTACTTATTAGTTTTAGGTATTTtgcctttgctttttgttttgttttgtttgtagatttcttaggattttctacataaaccATTATGACATCTTCAAATAGACACCATTTTATTCCTTCCTGTCTAATctggatgcctttcatttccttttcttccattaaTGCAATGGCTAGAAATACTCAGAactaaaaggaataaattattgATACACATAGTGTGGATGGATCTCAAGAGCGTAATGCtgcttagctgggcatggtgctcacgcctgtaatcccggcactttttgaggccaaggcaggaagatcacttgagctcaggagttcgagaccagcctgggtgacatggcgaaacccatgtctacaaaaaataaaaaattagccgcatgtggtggcacacatttgtagtcccagctactggggaggctaaggtgggaggatctcttgagcccaggaggcaggttacagtgagctaagatcacaccactgcactccagcctgggtgacagagccagaccctgtctcaaaaaaaaaaaagagcataatGCTGAGCcaaaaaagaaatagccaatcacaAACTCTcacatatgattctatttatacaaCAATGTCAAGTGACGAAACTATAGAGATgggaaaacagattagtggttgccaagggttaaGCATAGTGACAGTGGGTGGGGATAGGGAGGAGGGCTGGTATGACTTTAAAGGAGCAACAGGTGGCAGATCTTCGTGGTGATGGAACAGTTCTGCAGCTTGGTCATGATGGTGGTTACATCTACACATGATGAAATGGCATAGAAGTATACACATATATTGGACCAATATCAGTTTCCTGGTTTTCATATTGTATTACAGTTATATAAAATCTAAGCATTGGAGAAATCTGGGTGAAGAGTACACAGGACCTCTCTCTTGTAACTTCCtatgaatctacaattatttcaaaataaaaagtaaaaatgtcaataaataaaataacctaaGGGGCTatagagagattaaaaaaacaaaatctaaaaaacAAGAATCCCTAGGTGACCAATCCCAGTTCCCATTTTACTTGTTGTGTATCCTGGGGTAAGTTTCTGCACCTCTCTGTTCTACCCTTTTTCTCATATGTATAGTGTAGACTGGAAAAATACCTAACCCCTAAAATTTTGAGGATTAGTGGCTGAATACATAGAAAGCAATAAGGGACTGACACATAGTAAGAACTAAATGAATGTTaactattattgttgttttaaattatcatttgagCAAGACCCAGAAACTCCTCTGCATCCTTGCTAACCCTGCCAGCCAGAACCACGTAGACCTAACACAGTGGTCCTCTGCTCCCTCCAGCCCAGAAAGTTCTCCACCCAGATTCCTGGAACCTGGAGTCAGCCGTTTGTGCCCCCACCAGATCCACTCATGCTTTCACTTGTGAATTCATTATTCATATTCAAGAAACATTCACTAAATCGCATTCGTGCCCAGCACTGGGCTTAACATCAGGCATGCAgatgtaaataaaatatcatcTCAGTCCCTAAGGATTTCCACctaatatgtgtgtgttttgggggatTGATGGAAAGGGGACAATAATTCAAATAATTACACAATAACATAATACGTGTCATAACTCCTTAAGAGTGACAGTTTGTGAAGCCAATTAGAACTCAGTTTGGAGAAAGAGTGATAACCTAGAAAAGGGACATCAAATTCTCCACAGCCTTTAAAGAGCCAGtaaacaaagaaggaaatgttGAGTGCTGAGGGAAAGGTTCAAGCTAGAATTGTATATGTAGCTAAAATTTTCTTAAccgatgatatggtttggctgtggccCCACTCAAATCTcgtcttaaattgtagctcccataatccccacagatcatgggagggacccggtgggaggtaactgaatcatgggagtagGTTTTTCCTgcgctgttcttgtgatagtgaataagtctcatgagatctggccaggcgcggtggctcatgcctgtaatcctagcactttgggaggccgaggtggacgggactcttcaggccaggagttcgaacaagcctggccaacgtggtgaaaccttgtctctactaaaaaatacaaaagttagccaggcatagtggtgcacatctataatcccagctacttgggaggctgaggcaggagaatcgcttgagcctggctacagtgagccaagaccgtgccactgcactccagcctgggcaacagaacaagactctgtctaaaaaaaaaaaaaggccgggtatggtggctcacgcctgtaatcctagcactttgggaggccgaggcgggcagatcacgagatcaggagatcgagaccatcctggctaacacggtgaaaccccatctctactaaaaatacaaaggttagccgggcatggtggcgggcgcctgtagtcccagctactcgggaggctgaggcagaagaatggcgtgaacccgggaggcggatcttgcagtgagccgagatcccgccactgcactgcagcctgggcgacagagcaagactccatctcgaaaataaataaataaacaaagtccagcaagatctgatggttttataaagggcagttcccccgCACACACTCTTTTGCCTGCCGTCATGTAAAATGCGCCTTTGcttctctgccttctgccatgactgtgagacCTCCCAGCCATGGGAAACCGTGaatcattaaacctctttttctttataaattacccagtcttgggtatttcttcatagcggtatgaaaatggacaaatacaataGATAAGGATACATTTagatcttttcaaaaataaacccACTGAGAGACTTGATTACCAACAGGAGCTTCTTAAGAGTAAATTACAagggtttaaaaatataattccatagaatgaataagatctggtatttgatagcataacaggaTGGCTGCAGTTCACAATAATTTatcgtacattttaaaataactaaaagagtataattggattttatgtaatacaaagaaaagtgcttgaggtaatggataccccatttacacTGATGTGATCAGTATACACTGAATTCCTGTATCAAACTATTTCATGTGCCccgtaaatatatacacctactatgtatcacaaaaattaaaaataaaacaatttttaagataaaaaaattcaccaaaaacaaaaaagtaaactataagaagaaagaaaagagttctTATATGAAGATCTGAGAATCAAAGTGAAGGAATAATAGATATGGTATGAGAAATCAAATCATAGTGGATAAGAGGTGAGTCACAACCACACTATAAAACATTAAGTTTAAGCAGATATCTGCAATTTGAAAATTGGAATTTGGAAAAAGTGTCCTCTAGTCTACAAGTGTGCTAATTAGGATCAGCTGAGATCCCTCCACTCTGACATTATCCTCCCTAAATACATGAAATGTAGACTTttaacacaaatttttaaaaattttttctaatgTTCAGAGACAGTTTTTCCACTGTTTACATTTCACTTGATGTGGGTGGTAAGAACAATAATGATCattatcattcttttctttttgttttcaaccTAACCTGAGTCAATTCTCTCTGccttctatttttgtaaaatacagaCACCAGAAGGCACCATCCCAACTGAATTTAGACAATGTTAttgtaaatttcaaaaacaaaagaaaataaaactgaaaaaaaaaaagctactgctCTCACCTTAATCAGAATGAATGTGAATCCACAATACAATTAACAAACATTTCTGCCTTAGACCCCAGGAATACAAATTAACAAACTGCTAGACAAGACTATTATTCTGCTAGATGGAGAGTGAAGAAAGTCTAAAAGAGGCAAGGAATGATATCACCTCAAGCCTCACTGTTTTCTCAACTTAAAAATCCTTTTTCTACTCCAGATCTCTACTCAGGCCTCATTTTAGGATTCTCTGAGAATTGTTCCTTTCTCGTAGAATGCCCAGAATCAAGTTATAATCCAATGTCTGCCATTACTCAGTGGCAGTTTAGTACCTACTTTGTATCAAAGAAACAAGACAgataacaaaagacaaaaaaaaaaaaaactcagtttgATTCCCTGCTCTATCTTAATACTGCTTGACTTGGGCTAATTATATcacttctctggacctcagtttcctaataAGTAAGATAGGGATAATAAGAGGATTGTTGTAAGAATGGAATGACACACAGCAAGGGTCAATGAGAACTATTATTAtaactattataattattaagaaataatGACACAggtttgggtgtggtggctcatgactgtaatcccagtactttgggaggctgaggcaggtggatcacttgagcccaggagtttgagagcagactgggcaacatagtaagaccctgcctctaaaaaaacaaatagaaaaattagccaggcatggtagcgcacacgtgtagtcccagctactcaggaggctgaggtgggaggattgcttgggcctaggagggttaggttacagtgagtcatgatcgcaccactgcactccatcctaggcaaccaagcaagaccctgtctcaaaaaaaaaaaaagagagacagatagTGAGACAGAGTTATGTGAAGACTTTCATGGGTAGGAGCATCAACTGAGCTATGAAGGATGAGAAGGCGTTCATCACAGAGGTGAGCTGAGTGTTGGGGACCAGCCGGAGGGAGCCATGAACAAACGCAATGTGGGGGGCAGGAGACGATGGCGAGAGGGTTGCAGTGGCTGAAGAGAAGGTCTGTGAGGGACAGTCATGGGAGATGAAACCGGGTCACCATGTGAAGTCTTTGAATGTCTGGACCCTGGGTGGTGATGAGCAAAGGAAGAAATCTAAGCAGGAGAATGACATAGAGAAGTTTCCTACCAAGAATCCCTCTAATAATAGAGATTAATGCAGAGAAAACCTGGGGGCAGGGAGACCAGTGAGGAACAATTTTTGATGGTCTCACCCCGGGCGTCGGGGCACAGGTAGCTCTCATGGGCAGCCTAAGTGTCCCAGCTCCCAGAGACGCAGCAAAACTGTGAAAAGATTATGCAGCTCCTGCCTCTGAAGTGGGCTGAAAAATAGGTTGTGAACCTAAGTATGCATcaacagatgaacggataaagaaagTTTGTATaaacagtggaatactattcggcCTCAAAAAAAGCATGAAgttctgtcatttgtggcaacatagaTCAgcatgatgttaagtgaaataaaccagagacagaaagataaataatacttgttctcactcatatgtggaagcttaAAAATGTGGATCTCATTGAAGTAGAGAGTTAAATTGTGTTTATCAGAGACTGGAAAGGGTAAGCGGGAAGGGAGAATAGGAAGAGTCTGGTTAAACCGATACAAAAtcacagctagataggaggaataagttccagTGTTCCATAGCTCTGTAGGGTGACTGCA
The Pongo pygmaeus isolate AG05252 chromosome 21, NHGRI_mPonPyg2-v2.0_pri, whole genome shotgun sequence DNA segment above includes these coding regions:
- the DEFB119 gene encoding beta-defensin 119 isoform X1, whose translation is MKLLYLFLAILLVIEEPVISGKRHILRCMGNSGICRASCKRNEQPYLYCRNYQSCCLQSYMRISISGKEENTDWSYEKQWPRLP